Proteins found in one Zea mays cultivar B73 chromosome 1, Zm-B73-REFERENCE-NAM-5.0, whole genome shotgun sequence genomic segment:
- the LOC100381745 gene encoding uncharacterized protein LOC100381745: MRCKLHPYANAVGVCAACLRDRLLALAAERAQAAAEASSDGGYGSSSSSPPPLHLPARRHRQHGHDEARTGTFPRSVSPYVQRRRSDACAYYATSSSSSSSSAYQHQPSLLFFRTPQVGPAFRGDEPGDGEDTGGGSRRKQAAPRRSFLSAIFGGRLRRRHGREREEAGRNRKEPPRRSTSWLSAITRRKRRPGEEPESFPAPQDEEPESPGGGSWWFPSPSPARQQHRRRHGAGSGASGDGVSGLAVCLSPLVRPSSAGGRRRCQPPDPSALGDSHRRLASFGRNASRKLADMGRLR, from the coding sequence ATGAGGTGCAAGCTCCACCCTTACGCCAACGCCGTGGGCGTCTGCGCGGCCTGCCTCCGCGACCGCCTCCTCGCGCTGGCCGCCGAGCGCGCCCAGGCCGCCGCCGAGGCCAGCAGCGACGGGGGCTACGGGAGCAGCAGCAGCTCGCCCCCGCCCCTACACCTGCCCGCGCGGCGCCACCGCCAGCACGGCCACGACGAGGCAAGAACCGGGACGTTCCCACGCTCCGTGTCGCCGTACGTGCAGCGCCGGCGCTCCGACGCCTGCGCCTACTACGCgacctcctcctcgtcgtcgtcgtcgtccgcgTACCAGCACCAGCCgagcctcctcttcttccgcacGCCGCAGGTCGGGCCCGCGTTCCGCGGCGACGAGCCCGGGGACGGGGAGGAcaccggcggcggcagcaggaggAAGCAGGCCGCGCCGCGGCGGTCCTTTCTGTCAGCGATCTTCGGCGGCAGGCTGCGGCGGCGGCACGGGCGGGAACGGGAAGAGGCCGGCAGGAACAGGAAGGAGCCTCCCCGGCGGTCCACCTCGTGGCTCTCGGCGATCACCCGCCGCAAGCGGAGGCCGGGCGAGGAGCCTGAGTCCTTCCCGGCGCCGCAGGACGAGGAGCCTGAGTCCCCCGGCGGCGGCAGCTGGTGGTTCCCCTCGCCGTCGCCCGCCAGACAGCAGCACCGGCGGCGGCACGGCGCGGGCTCGGGCGCCAGCGGGGACGGAGTCTCGGGGCTGGCCGTGTGCCTGAGCCCGCTCGTCCGGCCCAGCTCCGCCGGCGGCCGGCGCCGGTGCCAGCCGCCGGACCCCTCCGCGCTGGGAGACAGCCACCGGCGGCTCGCGTCGTTCGGGCGCAACGCCTCCCGGAAGCTCGCTGATATGGGTCGGCTCCGATGA